From Etheostoma cragini isolate CJK2018 chromosome 10, CSU_Ecrag_1.0, whole genome shotgun sequence, the proteins below share one genomic window:
- the LOC117951780 gene encoding POU domain, class 3, transcription factor 4-like — MATAASSPYTLLSSSPMIHPDSQAMQPASPYRGHQKLLQSDYLQSVQSNGHPLVHQWASSLSEGSPWSASMEQQDVKPGREDLQLGIIHHRSSHVAHHSPHHNNHGNHPGAWGTPVSHNSSITSGQQINIYSQTGFAVNGMLDHGGLTPPPNPQGQGMHPGLRDTLSPEHSDLGGHHCHDHSDEETPTSDELEHFAKQFKQRRIKLGFTQADVGLALGTLYGNVFSQTTICRFEALQLSFKNMCKLKPLLNKWLEEADSTTGSASSIDKIAAQGRKRKKRTSIEVSVKGVLETHFLKCPKPSAPEITSLADSLQLEKEVVRVWFCNRRQKEKRMTPPGEPPPHEGPYSHSGSAGDASSCHDL, encoded by the coding sequence ATGGCCACAGCTGCCTCCAGCCCCTACACCCTGCTCAGCTCCAGTCCCATGATTCACCCGGACAGCCAGGCCATGCAGCCTGCTAGCCCCTACAGAGGCCACCAGAAACTCCTCCAAAGTGACTACCTGCAGAGCGTCCAGAGCAACGGACACCCTCTCGTGCACCAGTGGGCGAGCAGTCTGTCGGAGGGCAGCCCCTGGTCGGCCTCCATGGAGCAGCAGGACGTAAAACCCGGCCGAGAAGACCTGCAGCTTGGCATCATCCATCATCGCTCCTCGCACGTAGCGCATCACTCCCCTCATCACAACAACCATGGCAACCACCCCGGAGCCTGGGGAACTCCGGTGTCCCACAACTCCTCCATCACCAGCGGGCAGCAGATTAACATCTACTCGCAAACGGGCTTCGCTGTCAACGGCATGCTGGACCACGGTGGCCTCACACCTCCACCCAACCCGCAGGGCCAAGGCATGCACCCGGGCCTCAGGGACACGCTCAGCCCCGAGCACAGCGACCTCGGGGGCCACCACTGCCACGACCACTCCGACGAGGAGACGCCGACTTCGGACGAGCTGGAGCACTTTGCCAAGCAGTTCAAACAGCGGAGGATCAAGCTGGGCTTTACGCAGGCGGACGTGGGTTTGGCTCTGGGCACGCTCTACGGGAACGTCTTTTCCCAGACCACCATCTGCAGGTTCGAGGCTCTGCAGCTGAGCTTTAAAAACATGTGCAAACTAAAGCCGCTGCTGAACAAGTGGCTGGAGGAGGCGGACTCGACCACAGGCAGCGCGAGCAGTATAGACAAGATAGCAGCtcaggggaggaagaggaagaagaggacgTCCATCGAGGTCAGCGTGAAGGGGGTTCTGGAGACGCACTTTCTCAAGTGTCCCAAACCCTCCGCGCCGGAGATCACCTCGCTGGCGGACTCGCTGCAGCTGGAGAAGGAGGTGGTGCGCGTGTGGTTCTGCAACCGGAGGCAGAAGGAGAAGCGCATGACGCCGCCGGGGGAGCCGCCGCCGCACGAGGGACCCTATTCTCACAGCGGGAGCGCGGGAGACGCCTCCTCGTGCCATGATCTCTGA